The Punica granatum isolate Tunisia-2019 chromosome 4, ASM765513v2, whole genome shotgun sequence genome has a window encoding:
- the LOC116206344 gene encoding eukaryotic translation initiation factor 3 subunit I-like, producing MRPILMKGHERPLTFLKYNREGDLLFSCAKDHTPTVWFADNGERLGTYRGHNGAVWCCDISRDSMRLITGSADQTVKLWSVQTGAQLFTFNFDSPARSVDFSIGDKLALITTDPFMGLPSAIHVKCIARDPDDQTAESIHVLRGPQGRINRAVWGPLNKTIISAGEDSIIRIWDSETGKLLKESDKETGHKKAITSLMKSADGSHFLTGSHDKSAKLWDVRTLTLIKTYVTERPVNAVAMSPLLDHVVLGGGQDASAVTTTDHRAGKFEAKFYDQILQEEIGGVKGHFGPINALAFNPDGKSFSSGGEDGYVRLHHFDPDYFNIKT from the exons ATGAGGCCGATTCTAATGAAGGGCCACGAGAGGCCACTGACGTTCCTCAAGTACAACAGGGAGGGCGATCTCCTCTTTTCCTGCGCCAAAGACCACACCCCAACCGTCTGGTTCGCCGACAACGGCGAGCGCCTTGGCACCTACCGCGGCCACAACGGTGCCGTCTGGTGCTGCGATATTTCCA gggACTCGATGAGGCTGATCACGGGAAGTGCCGACCAAACGGTGAAGCTATGGAGTGTGCAGACTGGCGCACAGTTGTTCACTTTCAATTTTGATTCTCCAGCGAGGTCAGTCGACTTCTCTATCGGTGATAAGCTCGCTTTGATCACCACTGATCCTTTCATGGGCCTCCCCTCTGCTATCCATGTGAAGTGCATTGCAAGAGATCCTGATGATC AAACTGCTGAATCCATCCATGTCCTCAGGGGACCCCAGGGAAGAATTAACAGAGCTGTCTGGGGACCCCTCAATAAGACTATCATAAGTGCTGGCGAGGATTCTATAATTCGCATTTGGGATTCTGAG ACAGGAAAGTTACTAAAAGAATCGGACAAGGAAACTGGGCATAAAAAGGCGATTACATCGCTTATGAAATCTGCTGATGGGTCACATTTCCTCACTGGTTCCCATGACAAGTCTGCCAAG CTATGGGACGTAAGAACGCTCACTCTTATCAAGACTTATGTGACTGAGAGGCCAGTGAATGCTGTGGCTATGTCTCCGCTTCTTGACCAT GTGGTGCTTGGCGGGGGTCAAGATGCTTCTGCAGTCACAACAACTGATCACCGTGCAGGGAAGTTTGAGGCGAAGTTCTATGATCAG ATCCTTCAAGAAGAAATCGGAGGTGTGAAAGGGCACTTTGGGCCCATCAATGCTCTAGCCTTTAACCCTGACGGGAAAAG CTTTTCAAGTGGAGGGGAAGACGGGTATGTGAGGTTGCACCATTTTGATCCAGATTACTTCAATATCAAGACATAG
- the LOC116202342 gene encoding probable carboxylesterase 120: MSTETPSPSISSVDPYKHLEITLNPNGSLTRNFNRFPDAPAAPDPSLPNTVLSKDIPINPSKGTGMRLFLPRCALGSPSSKKLPLVVYFHGGGFILCGPRNNLFHEFCLDIAGELPAVVASVGYRLAPEHRLPAAYDDAVEALHIIAASSEEWLVQYADLNTCYLIGSSAGANLAYHVGLRLAESHDSLAPLSIRGLILHQPFFGGTKRTESELREVNNPMFPLGVIDLIWELALSASANRDHEYCNPTVNGGSKVLDKIRTLGWRYLVTGCRGDPLVDRQVEAARLLEKKGLTVESHFDDGGFHGVEFSDIFRKKALFFLVKNFVSTVSN, encoded by the coding sequence ATGTCTACTGAAACTCCATCACCGTcaatctcctctgtcgatccCTACAAACATCTCGAAATCACGCTTAACCCCAATGGCTCGCTCACCCGCAACTTTAACCGGTTTCCCGATGCACCAGCGGCACCCGATCCCAGCCTCCCGAACACGGTCCTTTCCAAGGACATCCCCATCAACCCATCGAAGGGGACGGGGATGAGACTCTTTCTGCCCCGGTGTGCATTGGGTAGCCCCAGTAGCAAGAAGCTGCCCCTCGTGGTCTACTTCCACGGTGGGGGTTTCATCCTTTGCGGCCCTAGGAACAATCTGTTCCACGAGTTCTGCTTGGATATCGCAGGGGAGCTCCCTGCAGTTGTTGCATCGGTGGGATACCGACTCGCACCTGAGCATCGCCTCCCTGCAGCGTATGATGATGCTGTGGAGGCATTGCACATCATCGCAGCCAGCTCCGAAGAGTGGTTAGTACAGTATGCTGACCTTAATACATGTTACTTAATAGGCAGCAGCGCTGGGGCAAACCTGGCCTATCACGTGGGGCTAAGATTGGCAGAGTCCCATGATAGCCTGGCACCGTTGAGCATCCGTGGGCTGATACTTCACCAGCCGTTCTTCGGCGGGACCAAGAGAACCGAGTCCGAGCTGAGAGAAGTGAACAATCCTATGTTCCCTCTAGGAGTCATTGATCTGATTTGGGAGCTTGCGCTATCTGCCAGCGCCAACCGGGATCACGAGTATTGCAACCCAACGGTGAATGGCGGCTCCAAGGTGCTTGATAAGATCAGGACCCTTGGCTGGAGGTACCTTGTGACCGGGTGCCGTGGCGACCCACTTGTTGATCGGCAGGTGGAGGCGGCGAGACTGTTGGAAAAGAAGGGATTGACGGTTGAGAGTCATTTTGACGACGGAGGGTTTCATGGGGTTGAATTTTCCGACATTTTCAGGAAGAAGGCTCTGTTTTTCCTCGTAAAGAATTTCGTATCCACAGTTTCCAATTAG
- the LOC116203292 gene encoding uncharacterized protein LOC116203292, protein MAPKGDGILEWTDALESAFIDVLLEKFTRTHTTSWKGKDWQQMNKELEEQFPGTTLSIKKLQQKLRRLRTQYTQFTELVSHTGVCWDETTNTVKASAHVWDKFIKKNSGYKSFQAKGFKHYNSLNELFRSKTATGALRMSSAEPPKSPETYARMEEEFLAAAANRGKEPVNLEEGSGDSDDPVHEVAEPVVTASRRQVRRRSSNADSRLQECLDMLKCNMSRREKERICTPPTSKRSKSVTSPPKPAPGSIEESMAVLNVLRPQLSIEEYLVASDCLAKDEQTRRMFMCLLDDTRLPWVRRLVAP, encoded by the exons ATGGCCCCCAAGGGTGATGGAATACTTGAGTGGACAGATGCATTGGAGAGTGCTTTCATTGACGTGTTGCTCGAGAAGTTCACAAGGACGCATACTACATCTTGGAAAGGAAAGGATTGGCAACAAATGAATAAAGAGCTGGAAGAGCAATTTCCAGGCACCACTCTCAGCATCAAGAAGTTGCAGCAGAAGCTTCGAAGGCTGCGGACCCAATACACGCAGTTCACTGAGCTTGTTTCGCACACTGGTGTCTGTTGGGATGAGACAACCAACACGGTGAAGGCAAGTGCTCATGTGTGGGACAAATTTATTAAG AAGAACAGTGGGTACAAGAGTTTCCAAGCAAAAGGCTTCAAGCATTACAACTCATTAAATGAGTTGTTCAGATCTAAGACAGCAACAGGTGCGTTACGAATGTCGTCTGCAGAACCACCAAAGAGCCCAGAAACTTATGCACGCATGGAAGAAGAATTCCTAGCAGCAGCGGCAAATCGGGGAAAAGAACCAGTCAATCTTGAAGAGGGCTCCGGCGATAGTGATGACCCGGTCCATGAGGTTGCCGAACCTGTTGTTACAGCGTCCCGTCGGCAAGTGCGTAGAAGAAGTTCCAACGCTGACTCCCGATTGCAAGAGTGCCTCGACATGTTGAAGTGCAATATGAGCAGgagggagaaggagagaaTTTGTACCCCTCCGACATCgaagagaagtaaatctgtgaCGAGCCCTCCAAAACCAGCTCCGGGTTCTATCGAAGAGTCGATGGCTGTACTGAATGTTTTGCGTCCACAACTGTCCATTGAAGAGTACCTCGTGGCCAGTGATTGTCTAGCAAAGGATGAGCAGACAAGGCGTATGTTCATGTGCTTGCTTGATGATACAAGGCTTCCATGGGTTCGTCGCCTTGTTGCCCCTTGA
- the LOC116203258 gene encoding PTI1-like tyrosine-protein kinase At3g15890: MIRNMMWGCLCCISQEDHKPQISVSQNRDYPWEIYSLKELLHATNNFHDDNKIGEGGFGSVYWGRSSKGIEIAVKRLKAMSAKAEMEFAVEVEILGRVRHKNLLGLRGFYAGGDERLIVYDYMPNHSLITHLHGQLAADCLLDWSRRMSIVIGSAEGLAYLHHEATPHIIHRDIKASNVLLDNDFKAKVADFGFAKLIPDGVTHLTTRVKGTLGYLAPEYAMWGKVSESCDVYSFGILLLEIISAKKPLEKLPGGVKRDILQWVTPFIQKSAFDQIADPRLKGKFNMNQLKAAVMLAMRCTDRNPENRPNMLEVVQWLKGGLGKRTKEIKQTIGDTTKEDGEGGQAEEYEIDPDYEESGMDNSIKISTWRAAGSKFR; encoded by the exons ATGATCAGGAATATGATGTGGGGATGTCTCTGTTGCATCTCCCAAGAAGATCATAAACCCCAAATCAG TGTGAGCCAGAATAGGGATTACCCCTGGGAGATATACTCTCTCAAGGAGCTTCTCCATGCAACCAACAACTTCCATGACGACAACAAGATCGGTGAAGGCGGTTTCGGGAGCGTCTACTGGGGTCGAAGTAGCAAAGGCATAGAG ATAGCCGTGAAAAGACTAAAGGCGATGAGTGCAAAGGCGGAGATGGAATTCGCGGTTGAGGTAGAGATCTTGGGTAGGGTTAGGCATAAGAACTTGCTGGGGTTGAGGGGGTTCTATGCGGGCGGAGATGAGAGGCTGATCGTGTACGATTACATGCCTAATCACAGCTTGATCACGCACCTCCACGGCCAACTCGCCGCAGATTGTTTGCTTGATTGGTCTCGAAGGATGAGCATAGTCATTGGATCAGCTGAGGGATTAGC GTACTTGCACCATGAGGCCACTCCTCACATCATACACAGGGACATAAAAGCGAGTAATGTCCTCCTAGACAACGATTTCAAAGCAAAAGTCGCCGACTTTGGCTTCGCAAAGCTGATACCCGACGGTGTGACCCATCTGACCACGAGAGTGAAGGGAACGCTCGGATATTTAGCACCGGAGTATGCCATGTGGGGTAAGGTCTCTGAGAGCTGCGACGTTTACAGCTTCGGGATACTGCTTCTCGAGATCATCAGTGCCAAGAAGCCGCTTGAGAAACTCCCGGGAGGAGTGAAGCGGGATATCCTGCAGTGGGTCACCCCGTTCATCCAGAAGAGCGCGTTCGACCAAATCGCTGACCCAAGATTGAAAGGGAAGTTCAACATGAATCAGCTCAAGGCGGCCGTGATGCTGGCGATGAGGTGCACGGACCGCAACCCCGAGAACCGACCCAACATGCTGGAGGTGGTCCAATGGCTGAAGGGCGGTCTAGGTAAAAGGACAAAGGAGATAAAACAGACCATAGGTGACACGACGAAAGAAGACGGAGAGGGAGGACAAGCAGAGGAATATGAGATCGATCCGGATTATGAGGAGTCCGGAATGGATAATTCCATCAAGATAAGTACATGGAGAGCAGCTGGATCTAAATTCAGATGA